In Sandaracinaceae bacterium, a single genomic region encodes these proteins:
- a CDS encoding 3-isopropylmalate dehydratase large subunit (dehydratase component, catalyzes the isomerization between 2-isopropylmalate and 3-isopropylmalate), producing the protein PGCSMCIAMNGDNLEPGQYAVSTSNRNFEGRQGKGGRTILASPLTAAAAAVTGKVTDVRELLG; encoded by the coding sequence CCCGGCTGCTCCATGTGCATCGCCATGAACGGCGACAACCTCGAGCCCGGGCAGTACGCCGTGAGCACGAGCAACCGCAACTTCGAGGGCCGTCAGGGCAAGGGTGGGCGCACCATCCTCGCCTCGCCGCTCACCGCCGCCGCAGCCGCCGTCACCGGCAAGGTCACGGACGTGCGCGAGCTGCTCGGCTGA